The nucleotide window GGTGTCTCCCAATTGCCAAGGGTCTTCGCCAGCCTCAACACGCGCCAGTATTGACAAGGCATCCGCCCCAATATCGTCGCGCTTTTCGGGACTGAGATAGATATGTTGAAACGACAGGCGCGATTCCAGCCGGAATTTTTCGGCATTGTTTTCAAGGTACTGACGCAAATCATCGTCCGTTGGCGGAACCAGCGCGGAAACATCTTCCAGAATGAATTCGAGCTTTTGCCGCAATCGGCGCCGGATCACCCCGTCTCCCTGATCCAATCCCAACTTGACGGCCTCTCGGTAGAACACTTCGCTGCGGATGTATTCAGAGATCAGCGCCTCGCGCTCCTGATCGGTCGGAGCCCGCGACCAGGACCGTTTGAATCCTGCTTCCAGCTGGTCAACATGACCGGCGGTAACCACAATCTGGTCCGATTGATCCTGTGTGGTATCGTTCCTCAGGTTGAAAACCGCAAACAAAACGGCCCCAATCACAAGGAAATGCAACATCGGTTCGCGAAACGCGTTGAGAACAATGGCTTTCATCAATGACACAAACAGCAGCTCGAACCAGATCAATTGCACATTCGGTTGCTGCCAGAGACTCCTAATTCAATTTCTGACATGAGGCGACAGATCTGCCCCTCTGTTTGGCGCTGTCAGATCACAACGCAATCAAAGTGTACCAGATTGATTTGGAATGGAAACCGCCAGATGAGCGCGCCATATGGCTCCTGCGGTCTGGACACTATGCCCTGGAGTGGCAGCAAATTCCGCAGATGTAGAATCCGACCCCAGTATCAAATCACGAGCCGATCGCTCTGCCCCTTGAACACCCGCAGACACTTCCGCTCAGGCACCAAACAAAACAGGCCTTCCTCTTGCCGGGATCGTCCACGGCCAAACGACAAGCGGCAGTTGGTTGCAGTCCTGATCACGATCCCGGGCATGAAGCATTCGCTGTGGCGGGCGATCGGCACAGACGGTGATATCCTCGACGGTTACATCAAATCCGACGAAATCCAAAGGTCTCGCAGCGTTTTCCCGACGCTTGATCGCTCATTCATGACCGCCTTCATTGGCCATTGCGTCACGCAGCGCATCGCCAGCAAGGTTGATGGTGAGAACACAGATGACAACTGCAAACCCTGGCCAAATCATCTGTAGAGGGGTCGAGCGCATATGCACGCGCGCGTCCAATAACATCGCACCCCACTCGGGGTTCGGGGGTTGGACACCAAAGCCGAGAAACCCAAGCGCAGAGATGCCAAGGATCGCGCGGGCAAACATGCCGGTCCAGACAACGGCGAGCGATGGGATCAGCGACGACAGGTAATGCCACAGCGCAATAGACCACCCGGGCAACCCGGCCAAACGGGCTTGCACCACATATCCGCGGCTTTGAACCGACAGACCGATGCCCCGGGCCACGCGGGCATAACGCATCCAGCCTGTGACGCTGAGGGCAAAGATCAGGCTCCAGGTCCCCGCACCCATAAGCCCCGCGATGACCACGGCCGCCACAAGTTCAGGAAATGCCAGGAAGGTATCGGTTGCGCGCATCAACGACCAATCCGCATACTTGCCGCCAAGCGCTGCCATCAGGCCGATTGACGTCCCAATGAAGAGGCTCAGAAGCGAGATCAGGAACGCCAGCCCCAAGGACCACCGCGCACCAAAAAGCAACCGCGACAGGACATCCCGCCCAAGCGCGTCTGTACCCATCGGGAACGTCGCATTTGGGCGGGAAAGACGGTTTGGAATGTTGATCGCCGCGGGGTCATATGGTGCAAGCAGCGGGCCAAGAACCGCAAGAGCGACAAGACCTGTGGCGACGATCACTACGCTACGCATCTTCGGTTCCAATCCGGGGGTCGATGGCGCGATAGATGATGTCGGTCAGCAGATTTACCACGACAAAGACAAGAGCGGTCAAAACGACGACAGCCTGCACATGCGGGAAGTCCCGCGCAGTGATCGCGGTGACCAAAAAGGTGCCCAGACCCGGGCGGCCAAAGATGACCTCAACCAGCACCGCCCCTTCGAGCAAGAAGGCCAGTTCGAGCCCAAAGACTGTGACGACAGGTATCGCGGCATGGGGGGCAATGTGGTCTAGTGCCACTGCTTTGCTTCTGACGCCACGCCGACGGATCGCAGGCAGAAAAGGCTGGCCTCTGGCCTCAAGGATGCTCGACCGGATGATCCGGGTCAGCGAGGCGGCGACACCGAGGCCCAACGTAACCGCGGGCAGGACTGCATGGACCGGTGTCCGCGCACCCATGGCAGGAAGCCATCCGAGCTGAACAGCAAACAGCAAGATCAGCAAAAGCCCAAGCCAATAGGCCGGGATCGCGGCACCAAGTGATGCGATCGCAACTGCGCCCCGATCCAACAGCCCGCCCGGACGTTTGGTGGCAAGGATCGCGAGCGGCAGCGAAGTTGCAAGACCGATCGCCAACCCGGCCAGGGCCAGCGGGAAGGTATAGGTTATGGCCGCCCAAAGGTCGGGCCAGACAGGACGACCCGTTACCGCAGAATAGCCGAAATCGAGCCTAATCAACGGGCCAAGCCATGCCCAAAAGGCTTGCCAAAAGCTCGTGTTCAATCCGACCTCCTCGCGGACCTGATCGATCACGTCTTCGGTCAAGAGCGCGTCGAAGCGGGCCATGGCAATGGTTTGTGCGGGGTCACCGGGTGCATTCCAAAGCAGCGCAAACGTCAGAACCGCTGTCCCCGACAAAACGACGACTACGCGCAGCGCCAGGCCGCCAATTGCTTTGATCATGCCGCGTCCTCGAGCGCACCAAGCGAGATTGCGGCATCCCGCAAGGCGCGGGAATAGGGCGATCGCGGATTCAGTGCGAAGGTTTTGGCATTTGCAGTCTCTTCGACCCGCCCGGCCTTTAACACCACGACCTGATCCGCGTGGGCGATCGCATAGCCAATGTCATGGGTGACGATCAGTGCGGCAAATTCTTCTTCGCTTTGGAGACCTGAAATCAATTGCGCCGTGTGTTTCTGCGTCACCGCGTCGAGCGCTGAAAGGGGTTCATCAAATAACACAAGAGGTGGTGCGGCAATCAGGGCGCGCAGAATGCCAGCCCTCTGCGCTTGACCAATGGAGACTTGATCGGGACGGCGCTCCAGCAGGTCGAGCGGCAGTTCCAACCCTGCACAAAGCCGCTCTAACCGACCTTCTGTTAATGCAATCCCCTGCGCCACAACCGGCTCCATCACAGACCGTCGCAGGCTGAGCGCTGGATTGAAGGCGGCACGCGGCTCTTGCATGACCAATGCGGGGCGGGCGGCACGTATCGGTTTGCCGTGCCATGTGATCTCGCCCGCCGAGGGTTTCAACAGGTTCAAGATTGCGGCGATCAATGTGGATTTACCAGCTCCACTTTCGCCAACCACCGCGAGTGTTTCACCCTCATTCAAGGACAACGAGATGTCCTCCAACGTGACGTGCGATCCACGTTTCACCACAAGGCCATTCACCTTCAACACGGCAGCGCCATCCAATTTCGATGCGCTGAAAGGGCTTTGGCTGCCCGCGTCTTTGGTCGTTCCAATATCTCCTTGGTCCGCCCTTGTTCGACCAAATGTCCAGAGTCCATCACCATCAGTCTTTCGACTCGCCGTGCAACAAGGCCAAGGTCATGGGTGATCAGGATCATTGCCGTGTCTTTACCATCCAAAAAACCGCCGAGGAGTTCCATCGTTGCAGCGGCCACAACTGGATCAAGCGCAGAGGTGGGTTCATCCAGCACAATCAGATCTGGGTCGCCGAGCAGGGCCATGGCAATGACGAACCGCTGTTGCATACCCCGGCTCCAGCTCCAAGGACGTTTGCGCAGATCACCCCCTTCAATCTTCAGCGCGACAAACAGCGCTGCCTGATCCGCACGATCAGGCGCGAGCCCCAAGGCCACTTCCGCCTCGCGCCAATGAAACGCCATGGAACGCAACGGATCGAGCGCTTCCTCCGGGCTTTGCGGCACGTGGGCAACGCTGTGACCCTGCGCGCGCAGATCGTCGATCAGCGCGTGTCCGAGCGTAGATTTTCCTGAGCCAGAGGACCCGACGAGACCGATGCGGTCCCGCAATGGGATATTCAGCGAAGTGGAATGGAGAATGGTCCGGCCCGAGCGCACTGCGGTTAGGCCGGTTACGGTCATTGTCATTCGCTCAGCTTCGTCTCGTGCGTGATCCAGTAGGTTTCGGTTGGATGCACCTGATAGCCGGTCAAGCCGGCGACGCCCACATTCGTCTGGCTTACGTGGAAAACGGGGATCAGGGCGACCTCAGACGCAATGATCTCCTGCACCTCGTCATAGATCGCCTTGCGCTTTTCATGCTCGAAGGTCAGGCGACCTTGGTCCAGCAGCTCGTCAAGGCGCGTATTGGCAAAGCTTCCAGAATTGGAACCTCCGTCAGACTTCAACAAGGTTTCCAGCACTGCACCCGGGTCACCCTGGGGTGTCGTTACCCACGCTTGCAAGAAGAGATCAGCCTCGCCCGCTACAATCGCATCATTGCTCGCGCCCCATTCGCCCACCGTAATATTGGCCTTTACGCCGATTGCAGCAAGAAAAGCTTGGGTCAGCTCAGCCGTCGGCGGCAACGCCGCACGCGACGAATAGGTGACGATGTCGATCTCCAGCGGAGCGCCCTCCAGCATCCATGTGCTCCCTTCCTTGACCGCGCCCGCCTCGGTGAGCAGCGCTTCGGCTTTGGCGGGATCATAGGTGGCAGGAAGATCTGCGGCCCAAACTGTGCCCTTGGGGTAGACCGTCCCTGCTGGAACACCACCGACGCCGGACAAGGCCGCTTCGACGATACCCTGACGATCAATTGCATAGGACACAGCCTGACGGATCAGTGGGTTGGCCATTGGCCCGCTTGTCGCGTTGACGGTGTAGAAGTAAAGCCGTGCCGTCGGTGCGGAAAAGCCCTGCGCTCCGGTTGCCCTGATCCGGTCAAAGTCAGTTTCGGGATAGTTGATGACCAGATCAACTTCGCCTGCCTCAAAGGCCAGTGCGGCCGTGGCCGGGTTCGCGGTGGCGACGACGCGAACTTGTTCCAAGCCGGGCATACCCTTCCAATAGTTGGCGTTCGCTTCCACGCGGTAAAGCTGTTCTGGCACCGCCTCCTTGAACACATACGGTCCCGTGGCATTGATCGGAAACGCCTCAGACGGAGTGCCCAGGATCGCAATTGCGGGCTCGGACAGGGTCCAGGGGAAGGCGGCGTTCGGGCTGTTTGTCTCGAACACGACGATTGTGTCTCCGTCCGTCGACATGTCGGCCAGATCAAGCAGCTTTGCGCCCCGAGCGTTATGACCTGCGTGGGTTTTGTCCGAGATCGGTGCAATCGCATCAATGACTGCCTGCGCCGTCACCGGAGAGCCATCGTGGAAGGTCACACCCTTGCGCACAGTCACGCGCCATGTAGTGGGCGATGATTGGTCGATCGCTTCTGCCAGACGCGGGTAGAGGTTCATATCATAGTCGATCCCCATTAGCGTTTCGGTCACGCCAGTCTGGTTTGACATCCAGCCGTTGTAGCTGGCACGCGGATCGGGAACTTCGGCTGTTGGCCCGAAGCCAACGGAGATGGTGAGGCTGCCCTCTTGGGCTGTAGCGGGCAGAGCCATGCCAAGGGCAAGTGCTGCGGCACAGGCGAGCCGTGAATAGAACGACATGAGCATTTCCTTCAGGTCATTGAGTTGAGTTTGAAAGCAGTGGATTGTCGATCACGGGCCAATGTGCGGGCTTCGGCAAGGGTGAGCGATTGAAGCGCTTCTTCCGCTGACAACCCTTTGGCCCGCGACTTGGACCAAATGCGGCGAACGGAGGCAGGAGACCACGGCAAGGCCGCCCGAGCGACCCATTGGCGAACTGGTGCAGGCAATCCGTCAAAGGCATCCATAGGATCACCGGAACGCCTTTTGCGACGCAGGCTGCTTTGTCCGAGATTGCGGTTCATTCGGCCGTTTCCAGATCAAAGATCGGGTCAAGAACGAGCACAAGGCGGGTTTCACCCGTCCCCTCAATCGGAGGTGAGCGATGCAACAGACCCATCTCTGGTTTTGGCGGCCAACGCGTCCCGCGCAACAAAATGGGTGCGCCGGTTGGAACGGTGAAAATATGCTCAGGCTCTTTACCACTCACGGATGTTCCGTATTGCGTGCCCGTCCCGCGATAGGTGCACACCAGCCTGCCCATGATCGCATCAAGGTGGAACTTTCGGCAGGCGTTTGTTGCAACAGCTTCGAGCCTGAGTTGAAGATAGGCGGATTGCATGAGATCGGAAAAGCGCTGAGCCAGACTGGCGATATCATCAATCAGCCAGTCGCACTGTTGTCCCTTTGGCATTCCAGCGATATCGCAAAGATGCTGGGCCGTTTCGCCGACTGCGTTTGCCAGCACTACAACCCGCCCGCAGGGCAGAGTGTCCGCGTCCAGCCCGGCAAGCCATGAAATGGCATCGGGCGACGCCGCACGATCCCAAAGCGTGGCTGCGCAGGCCGAATCACGAAAGCTCTCCAAGCCTCTTGCGTCGCGCACAACGCTGACGCCAGCAGGCTGATCAGCTGATATCGATGTCGCGATGTTCATGCGGCATCCTCGACGCGCCGCCAGCCCGGGAACGGGTCGGGCATATCGAGCGGCAAGGCACCGGGCCCGGTAGCCAACACAGATGGAACAAGGCAGGCGTCAAGTTTGACCTTAAGAGCAGACCAATCGATGCCCGATCCAATGAACACCAGCTCCTGCCGACGGTCGCCCCATGGCTCCTGCCAATGCTGCTGCATGTACTCACGCGCGGATGCGTGATCAGGCCAACGCTCTTTGGGGACATTGGCCCACCAGGTACCAATCGGTTTGACACTCGACAGTGATCCAGCAAGCGAGAACTCTGCGACCCATTCGGGGCGCGTGGCGATCCAGAAGTGGCCCTTGGCGCGGATCACGCCAGGCATATCGCCGTTCAGAACCGACAGGATCTTCTCAGGGATAAAGGGCTGGCGTGCACGATAGACATAGGAAGTCACACCGTATTCTTCGGTCTCCGGCACGTGATCTGCAAAACCGTAAAGCTCTTTGGCCCACATCGGATGCTCATGCGCCTTGTCGAAATCGAAAAGACCTGTGTCGAGAATCTTCTCTGCCGCAACCTGTGAATGATTGGCCTCGATGATCTCGGCATCGGCGTTCAGGCTGCGTATGATCTTGCAGGCTGCATCCACCTGTGCCTCAGACGCATCAGCGACCTTATTCAGGATCACCACATCGGCAAATTCCATTTGGTCAGTCAGCAGATGTACCAGCGTCCGTTCATCCTCATCCCCCATGACTTCACCGCGGTCACGCAGGAAATCGTGGCTGGAGAAGTCGTTGAGCAGGTTCACCGCGTCGACGACCGTCACCATCGTATCCAACCGGGCAACATCAGATAGGCTGTTACCGGACTCGTCCCGAAAATCGAAGGTGGCAGCAACAGGCAATGGCTCGGAAATTCCGGTGCTTTCGATCAGCAAATAGTCAAACCGTCGTTCGGCCGCCAACCGACGTACCTCATCCAAAAGGTCGTCACGCAACGTGCAGCAGATGCAGCCGTTTGACATCTCGACCAACGTCTCATCCGTGCGGCTGAGTTCGGTGTCCGCGCGTACCAGGTCCGCATCGATGTTGACCTCGGACATGTCATTGACGATGACCGCAACGCGTCGTCCTTCACGATTGTTGAGCACGCGGTTCAGCAGGGTGGTTTTGCCCGCACCTAAAAATCCGGACAAGACGGTGACGGGAAGTCGAGTATCTGGCATCTATGATCTCCAACGCGTGCAATAACGATCACGCAACTTACGCAGTTACTAGACTAATGCAACTACAATTGTTACGTTTGGTCACGATATGGAGAAACTTTGCGCATGAAGCGGAACAGTCGCCTATCTCTCGCCCTGCACACGCTCAGCCACATGGCGGGTGATCCCGACCGCGTGCGAACTTCCGCAGATATTGCCGATCACGCCGGAACGAATCCCGTAGTCGTGCGCCGTGTTCTTGGGAAGCTCAGGGAAGCAGGTCTATTGGTGTCGGAAAAAGGACATGCGGGTGGGTGGCGTTTGGCCAAACAGGCCCGCGGCATCACGCTCGCAGATGTCTACCTGGCGTTGGATGAACGGCTTGTATCAGGAAGCGACAGTGACGCCGAGCCTTCGCATTGCAGCGTCGAAACAGACCTACAAACGCGCGTTGCCGAAGTCCTCGAAGAAATAGAAGAGAGCCTCGTGCAACGTTTGCGCGAAACGTCGATCACCGATGTTCATCCAAAGTCATGCAGCTATTGCGACAACTGAGGGCCATTCGTGGGGCCGTCAACCCGTCTCCAATTCACACCGGACAGACACAGGTCCACCAAGGACCTGAGCAACTGCCGGAATAGACAACAAGTCTAAAGAACCCGCCGACACGTCGTTCTCAGGAACCTCTTTGCTATTGTTCAAATTGGCCAACTTTGGTCTTTGTGTTCATTGGGATGGCGCCCGGTGCCGAACTCTGGTGGAAAGTGTTCATCACCGACGCCCACGTCAGTCCTTTTGAACTCAGTTGCCTGTGGTGCCCGTTACCGACAGAGGATCATAAGGGGACGCCTGAGAATTCCTCGCGATCAGTTCCTGTGCCCAGTCCTGCTGTGCGGTGACCTTGTCCTCATAAACGCCATGGACCCGACACAGGAACAACTCTGAATCATCCATTGCATTGGGCTGCGCAAACCAATCTTGCGGCTCAACTTTGGTCAAATCGACCTTGGCCACGCGATAGTCCACCGGTTCACTGGATTGAGGAAGCTCGAGGGATGACTGATCATCCAGTATGTCGTCATACAGTGTTGGGCGGGCACCACCGGTGTCGATGGTAAAGGTGCGCAGCCATTGTTCTTTGTTTGAGGGCTCGAAACGGCCCACTTCTTCCACTGGATAGCGGATAGCTTGCCCAGGGTTTACGCCTTTCAAAACTTTGCTGTCGGAAACAACAATTGTGCCATGCACCAGAACATAAGGAATGCCAGTAGAGGGAAGACCGTTCTTGCCCTTTGAATAGGTGGCGTTTTCCGAAACATTTTCAGGATCAAATATGGTGATATCCGCGATCATGCCTTCTTGCATACGCCCACGCACGTCCATTGCCTGAATACCGGCGTCACCCAATTGTTTGGCTGCCCAATAGCTAAGCTGCGACAAAGAGAACATCAGCGGCACATCGTTTTCACGTGCCAACCGCAACAGAATAGCGTGTGAACCAGCCGAACGCGGGTGGCCTGCATAGTCTTCGAACGGGGAATCCCAATCAAGCCGCTCTCCTTTTTCATTCAGCCCCGGCATACCGTCGCCCGAGATGACAAAATTGGGCACCTTGATCCAATCCTTGATCCACTGCTCGCGGGGGGGGCTAAAGGCAATTGCAGTGCGCCCGGGTTCGGAGTCTTTGAATTCGAGGAATTCTTCCTTTGTGACATATCTGTCAAGCTGAGGATCGAAAATGGTTTCCTCATACTTGTATCCCATCGAATCTTCCCAATTGTCAGGTGCGAGAATGGAAGCGCCATAGTTCCCCGACCCCGCGGTCCAAGGATACCAGGTTGACCAGACATTATGACCCTGTGCCCGGGCCAGCTGCATCTTTTCTTCAATCTCCCACCAGCCGTAGTCGTTGGTATGGTGAAGTTGAAGCGAGGCCCCCAAAACCATCGCATTCGTCAGCAACTCGTTTGCGCCGGTCGCGGTTTCGATCGGAGTCGATGCGCTGGGATGAAAGCGGTGGTGCGCGGCAGTCAGGCGACCGTACTTGGCCGCAATTTTCTGGGCCTCAAACATTTCATAGGTCGTGATACCTTCCCGTGCATATCCGATGGTCGATCCAACACCCAGCGCGCCTTCACGCAAACCTTCATCAAGCGTCGCGGTAATTTCATTCATCTGATCCAGAGTACTACGTGTGACTGACCAGCCATCAACACCATCCTCGGCGGCATCAATTCGGTAGTCAAAGAAATAGGGCATCGAGACATTCGGCCCTTCGAGCGCCAGCCCATCATGCACCCGCATGCGGGCAAACTCCTGCCCCACGACAGTACCAAAATTTGCCTGAGTGTTGTTTTCCCGCTCAGCATACCATTCGGAAATATTGAGCGCGCCCACCTCAAAATCCATCTGCGTTGTCACACCATCGCGCAAATTCAGCTTGATCCCAAAAGGGCTGAGCCCGTGTTGTTCGAGGTCAATGAAGCCGGGTGCAACAACGTGACCGGTCGCATCAATGGTCTCGGCACCTTCGATGGTCTCTCCGGTAATCTGCGTGATCCAACCGTTGTTGATGCCTACATTTGCAACTTGGTCAAACCCGGTTTCGGGATCCATAACCCTGCCATTCAGAATGACGACATCAAAGTTCTGAGCAAAAACCTGAGTCGATAGGGCTGACGTAACAAAAAGTACTGAAAGTAATGTGTTCCGCGGTTTCATAACAACCTCACTGTGTGCGTTACTGATTGCAGCATAACCGAATAAATGGTGAACTCGATATTCATCACAGCAGGATCGGGACAGAAATTTTCCCGCCTAATGAATGCTATTGTCAAATATGCTGTTAAGGTGATCTATGCCTACTGAACCCACACAAAGCATTTTGTTTCTGCACCCATTTTTTGATGACTTAAGAGCAAAAGGCTGTGCCCCAGAAACTATGGCGCACCGCCTTGGCGTCAACCAGTCTGAACTGGATGATCCGTCAACGCTAATACCGGCAAATACTGTTTATGGGTTTCTGCGATGGTCCACAGATTGGAGTGGCGAAAAAACATTATGCAGCCAATTGGGCATGCGGATGGCGCAGGGGGAATGGATGCCATTTCTGCCACTTCTTGCCGGTGGCCTAACAGTCTGGCAGTTCTTTTTGCGTTTCAGCTCATCTGCTCGAGACCAAGGGGGCTCCGCCATATACCGAATGGAGGCTGACGGCCAAGTCGCGCTTTGGAAGCTGACGCGCCCCAGCAGTGCGTCCAGCAATGCGGACTATGCAGATGCAACGGCTGTTGGATTTTTCGTTGGGGTTCTGAAAGGAGCGCTTGGAGAGATGTATGACAATAGTGAACTCCTGGTGGTCACCTCAGACAAGACATTAATTGCAGATGAAGTTCTTCCCACGACTTCGGTCCTTGATGGGGCAAAGGGTACGGTGCTTCGCTTTCCTTCCCTGTGGTTGGAAGCAACACTCAAAGCAGTGGATCCAAGACCGAACTCGCCTGCTGTGAGACTTCCGGAAGTGGGTTTGGTGGATCTTGTCGAACGAACAAGGCGTGTTGTGCAAAGAAATATTTCTGTTGTTGAATTTGATCTGACCGACGTTGCTCAGTCATTGGGTATGCCGGTATGGAAACTGCAATCGGAGCTCAGGGCTACGGGCACCAGCGTTTCCGAAATCCGCAACGAAGTGAGAAAGAAAATAGCGATCGAAAGCATTGGAACGACTGACATTGACATCGCGCAGTTTGCAAGATCGCTAGGCTATACCAGTAGCTCCAATTTTGCCCGCGCCTTTCGCAAATGGACCGGCCTCAGCCCGAGCCAGTTTCGTCGTGGCCGAGTCACCTGAACCGGCCAAATATGGCTGCTCTATGTGTCGGTTATGGCAACCCTTGGCGCAAAGGATTTCCTGACAATCCATTTCGCAGGTTAGCGAGGAACTTATTCTGGTGTTCCTGTGAACGCGAGATTCTCAGCGAGTTGTTCGTCAAGATCCAGCAACTTTCTGCGCGCGCGGACGTGGGCCCGTTCGGCCCTCAATTGGGCATTGGTCAAGGCCGAGAGAGTTGCGCGCCCGCCAAATCGCGACAAGAATCTGATGTGAAGACTACCAAATTCTGTAAGCAACGAGTCTTCTGCCGAGAGTATTGCTTCGTTGCTTCCGGGATCGCCTTGCCGGCCCGCGCGACCAGCAAGCTGGCGGTCAATGCGCCGGGCGCTATGGCATTCAGTCATGATGACATGCAATCCACCTGCCATGCGGGCCTGTTCATCCAAGAGAATATCGGTGCCACGACCGGCCATGTTCGTTGCGACCGTCACTGCGCCGGCGCGACCTGCGTCAGCTATGATGGCCGCCTCGTCCGCGTCCTGCGCGGCACTCAACACACGGTGAGTGACACCCTTTGCATCCAGTGCGGCACTGGCCGCTTCAGAAGCAGCAACAGTGCGTGTACCGATCAAAACCGGACGGCCTTGCGCCGACAGCTCCCCAGCGCGTTTTGCCACCCGCGCCCATTTTGTTGTTGCACGGGCAAAAACAAGAGGCCGCCAGGTTTTACGACGCGGGCGTTTGTGCGTCGGAATACAGACGACAGGCAATCTGAAAACAGTCCAGAACTCTCCCGCCGCCTCGGTTGCTGTGCCCGTCATTCCCCCAACGTGAATGTAACGGCGAAAAAAGCGCTGAAATGTAATCTGAGCAAGCGTGACACGACGTGTGGTGATCTCCACACCTTCTTTCGCTTCCACGGCCTGATGCAGCCCAGCCGACCATGAACGATCCGGCATAACCCGCCCGGTGTATTCGTCTACAATCTCGACCTTGCCATCACGTAATATATAATGCTCATCACGGTTATGCAGATGAATGGCATTCAGCGCAGTGCGTATGATGTCTTGGCGGATTGGCGCAGGACGCCATCTTTCTGGCATCAGCTCGGCACATTCTTCTAGCCGGTCACACCCTTTTGGCGTCAATTCGATCTGACGGTGGAGCCGATCCAGACGATAATCCCGACCGTCTTGCATCTGCAGGGCAATTGCATGGGCCGCACGGGTCGCTTCTGCTTCGATCTCGGTATCAGGCGGTGGCACGGACAAGATCAACGGCGTGCGTGCCTCGTCGATCATAACACTGTCTACTTCATCCACGATGGCAAATTGCAAACCTGGCAGGAGCAATCGGGTATTATCAAAGTAGGAACGAGCGCTCAGGCCGATGTCGCCGGTACGCCCCCCCATCGCCACGCGATCACGCAGAAAGGAAAAAGCGACCTCTTTGCCCGAAGCATAGACAATGTCAGCCCCAAAAACATCACTGCGTTCGTCATTGGAGCACT belongs to Rhodobacteraceae bacterium M382 and includes:
- a CDS encoding peptidyl-prolyl cis-trans isomerase translates to MQLIWFELLFVSLMKAIVLNAFREPMLHFLVIGAVLFAVFNLRNDTTQDQSDQIVVTAGHVDQLEAGFKRSWSRAPTDQEREALISEYIRSEVFYREAVKLGLDQGDGVIRRRLRQKLEFILEDVSALVPPTDDDLRQYLENNAEKFRLESRLSFQHIYLSPEKRDDIGADALSILARVEAGEDPWQLGDTIMLPLAVEGASLSQIDREFGDGFARALERVPVGHWGGPVQSGFGGHLVFVSERIKGRLPDLDDIRAKVAQDWLRAQKQDLEDKTYQTLRTGYEIIIEPTEDDQSARQVTQ
- a CDS encoding GTP-binding protein, with product MPDTRLPVTVLSGFLGAGKTTLLNRVLNNREGRRVAVIVNDMSEVNIDADLVRADTELSRTDETLVEMSNGCICCTLRDDLLDEVRRLAAERRFDYLLIESTGISEPLPVAATFDFRDESGNSLSDVARLDTMVTVVDAVNLLNDFSSHDFLRDRGEVMGDEDERTLVHLLTDQMEFADVVILNKVADASEAQVDAACKIIRSLNADAEIIEANHSQVAAEKILDTGLFDFDKAHEHPMWAKELYGFADHVPETEEYGVTSYVYRARQPFIPEKILSVLNGDMPGVIRAKGHFWIATRPEWVAEFSLAGSLSSVKPIGTWWANVPKERWPDHASAREYMQQHWQEPWGDRRQELVFIGSGIDWSALKVKLDACLVPSVLATGPGALPLDMPDPFPGWRRVEDAA
- a CDS encoding DUF1826 domain-containing protein: MNIATSISADQPAGVSVVRDARGLESFRDSACAATLWDRAASPDAISWLAGLDADTLPCGRVVVLANAVGETAQHLCDIAGMPKGQQCDWLIDDIASLAQRFSDLMQSAYLQLRLEAVATNACRKFHLDAIMGRLVCTYRGTGTQYGTSVSGKEPEHIFTVPTGAPILLRGTRWPPKPEMGLLHRSPPIEGTGETRLVLVLDPIFDLETAE
- a CDS encoding ABC transporter permease yields the protein MRSVVIVATGLVALAVLGPLLAPYDPAAINIPNRLSRPNATFPMGTDALGRDVLSRLLFGARWSLGLAFLISLLSLFIGTSIGLMAALGGKYADWSLMRATDTFLAFPELVAAVVIAGLMGAGTWSLIFALSVTGWMRYARVARGIGLSVQSRGYVVQARLAGLPGWSIALWHYLSSLIPSLAVVWTGMFARAILGISALGFLGFGVQPPNPEWGAMLLDARVHMRSTPLQMIWPGFAVVICVLTINLAGDALRDAMANEGGHE
- a CDS encoding ABC transporter permease, with the protein product MIKAIGGLALRVVVVLSGTAVLTFALLWNAPGDPAQTIAMARFDALLTEDVIDQVREEVGLNTSFWQAFWAWLGPLIRLDFGYSAVTGRPVWPDLWAAITYTFPLALAGLAIGLATSLPLAILATKRPGGLLDRGAVAIASLGAAIPAYWLGLLLILLFAVQLGWLPAMGARTPVHAVLPAVTLGLGVAASLTRIIRSSILEARGQPFLPAIRRRGVRSKAVALDHIAPHAAIPVVTVFGLELAFLLEGAVLVEVIFGRPGLGTFLVTAITARDFPHVQAVVVLTALVFVVVNLLTDIIYRAIDPRIGTEDA
- a CDS encoding ABC transporter substrate-binding protein, whose protein sequence is MSFYSRLACAAALALGMALPATAQEGSLTISVGFGPTAEVPDPRASYNGWMSNQTGVTETLMGIDYDMNLYPRLAEAIDQSSPTTWRVTVRKGVTFHDGSPVTAQAVIDAIAPISDKTHAGHNARGAKLLDLADMSTDGDTIVVFETNSPNAAFPWTLSEPAIAILGTPSEAFPINATGPYVFKEAVPEQLYRVEANANYWKGMPGLEQVRVVATANPATAALAFEAGEVDLVINYPETDFDRIRATGAQGFSAPTARLYFYTVNATSGPMANPLIRQAVSYAIDRQGIVEAALSGVGGVPAGTVYPKGTVWAADLPATYDPAKAEALLTEAGAVKEGSTWMLEGAPLEIDIVTYSSRAALPPTAELTQAFLAAIGVKANITVGEWGASNDAIVAGEADLFLQAWVTTPQGDPGAVLETLLKSDGGSNSGSFANTRLDELLDQGRLTFEHEKRKAIYDEVQEIIASEVALIPVFHVSQTNVGVAGLTGYQVHPTETYWITHETKLSE
- a CDS encoding dipeptide/oligopeptide/nickel ABC transporter ATP-binding protein — its product is MLKVNGLVVKRGSHVTLEDISLSLNEGETLAVVGESGAGKSTLIAAILNLLKPSAGEITWHGKPIRAARPALVMQEPRAAFNPALSLRRSVMEPVVAQGIALTEGRLERLCAGLELPLDLLERRPDQVSIGQAQRAGILRALIAAPPLVLFDEPLSALDAVTQKHTAQLISGLQSEEEFAALIVTHDIGYAIAHADQVVVLKAGRVEETANAKTFALNPRSPYSRALRDAAISLGALEDAA
- a CDS encoding ATP-binding cassette domain-containing protein: MTMTVTGLTAVRSGRTILHSTSLNIPLRDRIGLVGSSGSGKSTLGHALIDDLRAQGHSVAHVPQSPEEALDPLRSMAFHWREAEVALGLAPDRADQAALFVALKIEGGDLRKRPWSWSRGMQQRFVIAMALLGDPDLIVLDEPTSALDPVVAAATMELLGGFLDGKDTAMILITHDLGLVARRVERLMVMDSGHLVEQGRTKEILERPKTRAAKALSAHRNWMALPC